In Amia ocellicauda isolate fAmiCal2 chromosome 5, fAmiCal2.hap1, whole genome shotgun sequence, a genomic segment contains:
- the LOC136749155 gene encoding uncharacterized protein LOC136749155: MEAVVLLLVLSLDSFLTEGQSLFQLTVGETFRIAFIHDRYYNENPKYCCKILQGLCYKLINTKGFISENYYRRANLHAYNGGMELKIIHIEEQDSGVYRCGIDNTIIVHDFYLRVSVPDNLPLHPPEWSSTTTTFKATAPATSTSTAARQHDSNGSGRSTNDDTEHRWIIPLGAALTVLALTLIAVFMVVAVCRRRKVERNKCGTAECEPSASLSPDSSCTELHNITYSTVVFNPNPSNEPLEIYANLRTWSPPESPPRNASNPQSADTVEYSTVAIRNK, from the exons ATGGAGGCTGTGGTTCTGCTTCTCGTGTTGAGTTTAG ATTCATTTCTCACTGAAGGACAGTCACTATTTCAACTGACTGTGGGAGAAACTTTCAGAATTGCATTCATACATGACCGTTACTATAATGAAAACCCAAAATACTGCTGTAAAATATTGCAAGGACTGTGCTATAAGTTGATAAACACAAAAGGATTCATATCTGAAAATTATTACAGAAGAGCAAATCTACATGCATACAATGGAGGAATggaattgaaaataatacatattgagGAGCAGGACAGTGGAGTTTACAGATGTGGTATAGACAATACAATCATTGTTCATGATTTTTATCTTCGAGTTTCAG TGCCTGATAATCTACCACTCCATCCTCCTGAATGGAGCAGCACCACCACAACATTCAAAGCCACCGCTCCTGCAACTAGCACATCCACAGCTGCTCGACAGCACGACAGCAATGGCAGTGGAAG GAGCACGAACGATGACACAGAGCACAGGTGGATCATTCCGCTGGGAGCCGCCCTGACAGTGCTGGCCCTGACTCTCATTGCAGTTTTCATGGTCGTTGCAGTGTGCAGGAGAAGGAAGGTGGAGAGAA ATAAATGTGGAACAGCAGAGTGCGAGCCGTCTGCAAGCTTATCCCCG GACTCCTCTTGTACAGAGTTACACAACATCACCTACAGCACTGTGGTGTTCAATCCAAACCCATCGAATGAACCCCTGGAAATCTACGCCAACCTAAGAACATGGAGCCCCCCAGAGAGCCCACCCAGAAACGCCAGCAACCCACAATCTGCCGACACAGTGGAATACTCCACCGTGGCCATCAGGAACAAATAG